From Phenylobacterium montanum, the proteins below share one genomic window:
- a CDS encoding ABC transporter ATP-binding protein: MELPEFAIEAQGLVKTYAGTKTTPAKTALNGIDLKIPRGSIFGLLGPNGAGKSTFINILAGTVNKTSGTVKIWDRDIDHRARDARAAIGVVGQEIAADVFFTPRESMETQAGLYGVKAKDRHTLELLTALGLGDKADAYVRQLSGGMKRRLMVAKAMVHNPPVLILDEPTAGVDVELRRQLWNYVVALNQKGVTIVLTTHYLEEAQELCDTIAIINRGEVVACEPTSQLLRRLDTRTVVVTPRAPLTAVPDLGRFEGKLRGNGDLAVTFKTGEAGVEAVLAAVREAGVAIKDLATEDPDLEDVFLSLTYAAEGVDPTAY; encoded by the coding sequence ATGGAATTGCCCGAATTCGCGATCGAGGCCCAGGGCCTGGTCAAGACCTACGCCGGCACCAAGACCACGCCGGCCAAGACCGCCCTCAACGGCATCGACCTGAAGATTCCCCGGGGCTCGATCTTCGGCCTCCTGGGCCCCAACGGCGCCGGCAAGTCGACCTTCATCAACATCCTGGCCGGCACGGTCAACAAGACCTCTGGGACTGTGAAGATATGGGACCGCGACATCGACCATCGCGCCCGCGACGCCCGCGCGGCGATCGGCGTGGTCGGCCAGGAGATCGCCGCTGACGTCTTCTTCACCCCGCGCGAGTCCATGGAGACCCAGGCCGGCCTCTACGGTGTCAAGGCCAAGGATCGGCATACGCTGGAGCTCCTGACCGCGCTCGGCCTGGGCGACAAGGCCGACGCCTATGTGCGCCAGCTGTCCGGCGGCATGAAGCGGCGGCTGATGGTGGCCAAGGCCATGGTGCACAACCCGCCGGTGCTGATCCTGGACGAGCCCACCGCCGGGGTCGACGTCGAGCTGCGCCGACAGCTGTGGAACTATGTGGTCGCCCTGAACCAGAAGGGGGTGACCATCGTGCTCACCACCCACTATCTGGAGGAGGCGCAGGAGCTCTGCGACACCATCGCCATCATCAACCGCGGAGAGGTGGTGGCCTGCGAGCCCACAAGCCAGCTCTTGCGGCGGCTCGACACCCGCACCGTGGTCGTCACGCCCCGGGCGCCGCTGACGGCGGTTCCCGACCTTGGCCGGTTCGAAGGCAAGCTGCGCGGCAATGGCGACCTGGCCGTGACCTTCAAGACCGGCGAGGCCGGGGTCGAGGCGGTGCTGGCGGCGGTGCGCGAGGCCGGTGTCGCGATCAAGGACCTGGCCACCGAGGACCCGGACCTGGAGGATGTGTTCCTGTCCCTCACCTACGCGGCCGAGGGCGTCGATCCTACGGCCTACTGA
- a CDS encoding zinc-finger domain-containing protein: MSAKSHPTADALAAPEVIKVRSHRVACDGVGGALGHPRVWLEMGDAAFVECPYCDRRFVAADAESHEDERLAPGVYEGAGGH, encoded by the coding sequence ATGAGCGCCAAGTCGCACCCCACCGCCGACGCCCTCGCCGCGCCCGAGGTGATCAAGGTCCGCTCGCACCGCGTAGCCTGCGACGGGGTGGGCGGCGCCCTGGGCCATCCGCGCGTCTGGCTGGAGATGGGCGACGCCGCCTTCGTCGAGTGTCCCTATTGCGACCGCCGCTTCGTCGCCGCCGACGCCGAAAGCCATGAAGACGAGCGCCTGGCCCCCGGGGTTTACGAAGGCGCGGGCGGGCACTGA
- a CDS encoding NADPH:quinone oxidoreductase family protein — MKALLSKSVGGPDSLVLEEQPSPTPKPGQAVVSVKACGVNYPDVLIIEDKYQFKPERPFSPGGEISGVVKAVGEGVTNVKVGQRVLGNTGWGGMAEELALDASRLIPIPDTMPFDEAAAFIMTYGTSYYGLKDRGFLKPGQTLLVLGAAGGVGLAAVELGKAMGARVIAAASSQEKVDLCLKHGADAGVVYGPGPFDKDGAKALAGQFKEACGEKGADVVYDAVGGDYAEAALRSMAWEGRFLVVGFPAGIPKIPLNLALLKGCDIVGVFWGAAVARDPKAHQANVKALFDLHAAGKIKPYVSERFPLAKAGEAIKHLSSRKALGKVVVTME, encoded by the coding sequence ATGAAGGCCCTGCTCAGCAAGAGCGTCGGCGGTCCGGACAGTCTGGTGCTGGAGGAGCAGCCGAGCCCGACTCCGAAGCCGGGCCAGGCGGTGGTGTCGGTCAAGGCCTGCGGGGTCAACTATCCCGACGTGCTGATCATCGAGGACAAGTACCAGTTCAAGCCCGAGCGCCCGTTCTCTCCCGGCGGCGAGATTTCCGGCGTGGTCAAGGCCGTCGGCGAGGGCGTGACCAATGTGAAGGTCGGCCAGCGCGTGCTGGGCAACACCGGCTGGGGCGGCATGGCCGAGGAGCTGGCCCTGGACGCCAGCCGCCTGATCCCGATCCCCGACACCATGCCGTTCGACGAGGCCGCGGCCTTCATCATGACCTACGGCACCTCCTACTACGGCCTCAAGGACCGCGGCTTCCTGAAGCCCGGCCAGACCCTTTTGGTCCTGGGCGCGGCCGGGGGCGTAGGCCTGGCGGCGGTGGAACTCGGCAAGGCCATGGGCGCGCGGGTGATCGCGGCGGCGTCCTCGCAGGAAAAGGTCGACCTGTGCCTGAAGCACGGCGCCGACGCGGGCGTGGTCTATGGGCCCGGGCCGTTCGACAAGGATGGGGCCAAGGCGCTGGCGGGCCAGTTCAAGGAGGCCTGCGGCGAGAAGGGCGCGGACGTGGTCTATGACGCGGTCGGCGGCGACTATGCCGAGGCGGCGCTGAGGTCGATGGCCTGGGAAGGCCGCTTCCTGGTGGTCGGCTTCCCGGCCGGGATCCCCAAGATCCCGCTGAACCTGGCCCTGCTGAAAGGCTGCGATATCGTCGGCGTGTTCTGGGGCGCGGCGGTGGCGCGCGATCCCAAGGCGCACCAGGCCAATGTGAAGGCCCTGTTCGACCTGCACGCGGCCGGCAAGATCAAGCCCTATGTGTCCGAGCGCTTCCCCCTGGCCAAGGCGGGCGAGGCCATCAAGCACCTTTCCAGCCGCAAGGCCCTGGGCAAGGTGGTGGTGACGATGGAGTGA
- the polA gene encoding DNA polymerase I, with the protein MTDTLADAPQTLDEIPRTMTQDGPARRLYLVDGSGYIFRAYHALPPLTRKSDGLPVGAVAGFCNMLWKLLVDMKAAPDAPTHLAVVFDHSEKTFRTQLYPQYKAHRPPPPEDLIPQFPLVREATRAFGLPSLELAGYEADDLIAAYACAVRDTGGEVVIVSSDKDLMQLVGNGVSMFDPMKSVRIGPEQVAEKFGVTPDKVVDVQALCGDSVDNVPGAPGIGIKTASALINEYGDLDTLLARAGEIKQDKRRQTLIDFADQIRLSRELVRLDCNTPLPEPVEQLAVDEPDPASLAQFLEVMEFRTLARRVAEARGGATPTPKPASAPAAPDMAPVDTGAYACVQDLETLQAWVDKARAAGVVAFDTETDALSSSSANLVGASLAIAPGEACYIPLGHEEEQTGGLALEAPATLKQIPLDQAIAALKGLLEDPTVLKVAQNAKYDMGVLARYGIQVSPIEDTMLISYVLEAGLHNHGMDELSKLWLDHEPIAFKTVTGTGKAQKSFKHVALEPATAYAAEDADVTLRLWRLLRPRLSREGLLTVYETLERPMPAVLCEMENAGIKIDPEQLRRLSNDFSLRMAEQEAEAQKLVGRPFNLGSPKQIGDVLFGEMGLPGGKKTATGAWGTDASVLEDLAAQGHALPKLLLDWRQLSKLKGTYTDALVPAINPATGRVHTSYALASTTTGRLSSNDPNLQNIPVRTEEGRKIRRAFIAEPGHVLVSADYSQIELRLLAHIGDIPQLKKAFQDGLDIHAMTASEMFGVPIEGMPSDVRRRAKAINFGIVYGISAFGLANQLAIPREEAGAYIATYFERFPGIKSYMDQMRALVREQAFVTTIFGRKVNIPAIRGKSPAERSFGERAAINAPIQGAAADIIRRAMIRMPGALKAEGLKARMLLQVHDELVFEAPEAEAEAVCAVARRVMERAADPAVAISVPLVVEARAAKSWDEAH; encoded by the coding sequence ATGACCGACACGCTCGCCGACGCGCCCCAGACCCTCGACGAAATCCCCCGCACCATGACCCAGGACGGGCCGGCTCGCCGGCTCTATCTGGTGGACGGTTCGGGCTACATCTTCCGCGCCTATCACGCCCTGCCACCCTTGACCCGCAAGTCCGACGGCCTGCCGGTGGGGGCGGTGGCCGGCTTCTGCAACATGCTGTGGAAGCTCCTGGTCGACATGAAGGCCGCGCCCGACGCCCCGACCCATCTGGCGGTGGTGTTCGACCATTCGGAAAAGACCTTCCGCACCCAGCTCTACCCGCAATACAAGGCCCATCGCCCGCCGCCGCCCGAGGACCTGATCCCCCAGTTCCCCCTGGTGCGCGAGGCCACCCGCGCCTTCGGCCTGCCGAGCCTGGAGCTGGCCGGCTACGAGGCCGACGACCTGATCGCCGCCTATGCCTGCGCCGTGCGCGACACCGGGGGCGAGGTGGTGATCGTCTCTTCCGACAAGGACCTGATGCAGCTGGTCGGGAACGGCGTTTCGATGTTCGACCCGATGAAGAGCGTACGCATCGGGCCCGAGCAGGTGGCCGAGAAGTTCGGCGTGACCCCGGACAAGGTGGTCGACGTCCAGGCTCTGTGCGGCGACAGCGTCGACAATGTGCCGGGAGCCCCCGGCATCGGGATCAAGACCGCCTCGGCCCTGATCAACGAATATGGCGACCTGGACACGCTGCTGGCCCGCGCCGGCGAGATCAAGCAGGACAAGCGCCGCCAGACCCTGATCGACTTCGCCGACCAGATCCGCCTGTCGCGCGAACTGGTCCGCCTGGACTGCAACACGCCCCTGCCGGAACCTGTCGAGCAGCTGGCGGTGGACGAGCCGGACCCTGCCTCGCTGGCGCAGTTCCTGGAGGTGATGGAGTTCCGCACCCTGGCCCGCCGGGTGGCCGAGGCCCGTGGCGGCGCGACGCCGACCCCGAAGCCCGCCTCGGCCCCGGCTGCGCCGGACATGGCTCCCGTCGACACCGGCGCCTATGCCTGCGTCCAGGACCTCGAGACCCTGCAGGCCTGGGTGGACAAGGCGCGCGCTGCGGGCGTCGTCGCCTTCGACACCGAGACCGACGCCCTGTCGTCCTCCAGCGCCAACCTGGTGGGCGCGTCCCTGGCGATCGCGCCGGGCGAGGCCTGCTACATCCCCCTGGGCCATGAGGAAGAGCAGACCGGCGGCCTGGCGCTGGAGGCGCCGGCCACCCTGAAGCAGATCCCCCTCGACCAGGCGATTGCGGCCCTGAAGGGCCTGCTGGAAGATCCGACCGTGCTGAAGGTCGCCCAAAACGCCAAGTACGACATGGGTGTTTTGGCGCGCTACGGGATCCAGGTGTCCCCGATCGAAGACACCATGCTGATCAGCTATGTGCTGGAGGCGGGCCTGCACAACCACGGCATGGATGAGCTGTCCAAGCTGTGGCTGGATCACGAGCCGATCGCCTTCAAGACGGTCACCGGCACGGGCAAGGCGCAAAAGAGCTTCAAGCACGTGGCCCTGGAGCCGGCCACCGCCTACGCGGCCGAGGACGCCGACGTCACCCTGCGCCTGTGGCGCCTGCTGCGGCCGCGCCTGTCGCGCGAGGGCCTGCTCACCGTCTACGAGACGCTGGAGCGTCCGATGCCGGCGGTGCTGTGCGAGATGGAGAACGCGGGGATCAAGATCGATCCCGAACAGCTGCGGCGGCTGTCCAACGACTTCTCCCTGCGCATGGCCGAACAGGAGGCCGAGGCGCAAAAGCTGGTCGGCCGCCCCTTCAACCTGGGCAGCCCAAAACAGATCGGCGACGTGCTTTTCGGCGAGATGGGCCTGCCCGGCGGCAAGAAGACCGCGACCGGCGCCTGGGGCACCGACGCCAGCGTGCTGGAGGACCTGGCCGCCCAGGGCCACGCCCTGCCCAAGCTCTTGCTGGACTGGCGCCAGCTCTCCAAGCTGAAAGGCACCTATACCGACGCCCTGGTGCCGGCGATCAATCCGGCCACCGGCCGGGTCCACACCTCCTACGCCCTGGCCTCGACCACCACCGGCCGGCTGTCATCGAACGACCCCAACCTGCAGAACATCCCTGTACGGACGGAAGAGGGCCGCAAGATCCGTAGAGCCTTCATCGCCGAGCCGGGCCATGTGCTGGTCAGCGCTGACTACAGCCAGATCGAGCTCAGGCTCCTGGCCCACATCGGCGACATCCCCCAACTGAAGAAGGCCTTCCAGGACGGCCTCGACATCCACGCCATGACCGCCTCGGAGATGTTCGGGGTGCCGATCGAGGGCATGCCCTCGGACGTGCGCCGTCGGGCCAAGGCGATCAATTTCGGCATCGTCTACGGCATCTCGGCCTTCGGCCTGGCCAACCAGCTGGCGATCCCGCGCGAGGAGGCCGGCGCCTATATCGCCACCTATTTCGAGCGTTTCCCCGGCATCAAGTCCTACATGGACCAGATGCGCGCCCTGGTGCGTGAGCAGGCCTTCGTCACCACCATCTTCGGCCGCAAGGTCAACATCCCCGCCATCCGCGGCAAGTCCCCGGCTGAGCGCAGCTTCGGCGAGCGCGCGGCGATCAACGCCCCGATCCAGGGCGCGGCCGCCGACATCATCCGCCGGGCGATGATCCGCATGCCCGGCGCCCTTAAGGCCGAGGGGCTCAAGGCCCGCATGCTGTTGCAGGTGCACGACGAACTGGTGTTCGAGGCCCCCGAGGCCGAGGCCGAAGCCGTCTGCGCCGTCGCCCGCCGGGTGATGGAACGCGCCGCCGATCCGGCGGTGGCGATCAGCGTGCCGCTGGTGGTGGAGGCGAGGGCGGCCAAGAGCTGGGACGAGGCGCACTAG
- a CDS encoding cupin domain-containing protein, with protein sequence MSAASLNAYLAERQADPAIRLFAATTAAMRADPAWLAREDDPASALFLAEEEPVALSPAAFEATLAEIEAAEARDRAAAPEGGDPILAELARLPSPLRETALDALKAEHWRVGGIGIRRLPLAGRGETHLELMRIEPGCGAASHAHGGDELTLVLSGGYADGHGHYGPGDVSLAQGDFTHAPKADPGEPCYVLAVTYGEPRFFGLIGFLQRLGLFRAPVRG encoded by the coding sequence ATGAGCGCCGCTTCGCTGAACGCCTATCTGGCCGAGCGCCAGGCTGATCCGGCGATCCGCCTGTTCGCCGCCACCACCGCCGCCATGCGCGCTGATCCCGCCTGGCTCGCGCGCGAAGACGACCCGGCCTCTGCCCTGTTCCTGGCCGAGGAGGAGCCCGTCGCGCTGTCGCCCGCCGCCTTCGAGGCGACCCTGGCCGAGATCGAGGCGGCCGAGGCGCGTGATCGCGCCGCCGCGCCGGAGGGCGGCGATCCCATCCTGGCCGAGCTGGCCCGCCTGCCCTCGCCCCTGCGCGAGACGGCGCTGGATGCGCTGAAGGCGGAGCACTGGCGCGTGGGTGGTATCGGCATCCGCCGCCTGCCCCTGGCCGGCCGGGGCGAGACCCACCTTGAGCTGATGCGCATCGAACCCGGCTGCGGCGCCGCCAGCCACGCCCATGGCGGCGACGAACTGACCCTGGTCCTGTCGGGCGGCTATGCCGACGGGCATGGCCACTACGGCCCCGGCGACGTCTCCCTGGCCCAGGGCGACTTCACCCACGCGCCCAAGGCCGATCCGGGCGAGCCCTGCTATGTCCTGGCCGTGACCTACGGCGAGCCGCGCTTCTTCGGCCTGATCGGCTTCCTCCAGCGGCTCGGGCTGTTCCGCGCGCCCGTGCGGGGATAG
- a CDS encoding sigma-70 family RNA polymerase sigma factor gives MSLYDGPGAAADPAAFADCVEAIAARADKAAFARLFAHFAPRLKAYLLRLGLGAAQAEEVAQEVMVTVWRKAASFDRRQASAATWIFRIARNRRIDLFRRDQRAALDPNDPIFQPQAEAAPDATSEAADRETQVRLAMAELPADQRELVRAHFYEDLSHSQIAERTGVPLGTVKSRLRLAFGKLRLRLEGAGADA, from the coding sequence GTGTCGCTGTATGACGGCCCGGGCGCGGCCGCGGACCCGGCCGCCTTCGCCGATTGCGTCGAGGCGATCGCCGCGCGCGCCGACAAGGCCGCCTTCGCTCGCCTGTTCGCCCATTTCGCCCCGCGGCTGAAGGCCTATCTGCTGCGCCTGGGCCTGGGGGCCGCCCAGGCGGAGGAGGTGGCGCAGGAGGTGATGGTCACGGTCTGGCGCAAGGCGGCCAGCTTCGACCGCCGCCAGGCCTCGGCCGCCACCTGGATCTTCCGCATCGCCAGGAACCGACGCATCGACCTGTTCCGACGCGACCAGCGCGCGGCGCTGGATCCCAACGACCCGATATTCCAGCCGCAAGCCGAGGCCGCGCCCGACGCGACCAGCGAGGCGGCCGACCGTGAGACCCAGGTGCGCCTGGCCATGGCCGAGCTTCCGGCCGACCAGCGAGAGCTAGTGCGCGCCCATTTCTACGAGGACCTCAGCCACAGCCAGATCGCCGAGCGCACAGGGGTGCCCTTAGGGACGGTCAAGTCGCGGCTGCGCCTGGCCTTCGGCAAGCTTCGTTTGAGGTTGGAAGGCGCGGGAGCCGACGCATGA
- a CDS encoding DMT family transporter, protein MTAAAEAGGKPSALTPNLVGAGWMLASAVCFTAMTTLIKYLGAGYSPALQTFYRQLAGVILLLPLIAPDWRRAFYATRPGILLFRSAAGIAATILSFYAYQQLPLADANALSFTRALWITPLAFFTLGEKLGPMRIGATLVGFLGVLVMLAPSGHMRLGLAEFSALASAFLFALAIAGMKVVTRDHSPFTILVWAAFLGLAFSLPPALFSWRWPGIKDLMLLAAMGVLGVGSQAAYIKGMQIGDAAAIAPVDYTRLVFAVGTGFVLFHEVPGMRTLVGAAVVIGATLLITWREHHVARRAILQSV, encoded by the coding sequence ATGACTGCGGCTGCGGAGGCTGGCGGCAAGCCGTCTGCCCTGACCCCCAACCTGGTCGGCGCGGGCTGGATGCTGGCCTCGGCGGTGTGCTTCACCGCCATGACCACCCTGATCAAGTACCTGGGGGCCGGCTATTCCCCGGCGCTGCAGACCTTCTATCGCCAGCTCGCCGGGGTGATCCTGCTGCTGCCCCTGATCGCGCCGGACTGGAGGCGGGCCTTCTACGCCACCCGGCCCGGCATCCTGCTGTTCCGGTCGGCGGCGGGGATCGCGGCGACCATATTGAGCTTCTACGCCTATCAGCAGTTGCCGCTGGCCGACGCCAACGCCCTGTCCTTCACCCGGGCCCTGTGGATCACGCCGCTGGCCTTCTTCACCCTGGGCGAAAAGCTGGGACCGATGCGGATCGGCGCGACGCTGGTCGGCTTTCTGGGCGTGCTGGTGATGCTGGCGCCCAGCGGCCACATGCGACTGGGACTGGCCGAATTTTCCGCCCTGGCCTCGGCGTTCCTGTTCGCCCTGGCCATAGCCGGGATGAAGGTGGTGACCCGTGACCACAGCCCCTTCACCATCCTGGTGTGGGCGGCGTTCCTGGGCCTGGCGTTCTCTTTGCCCCCGGCCCTGTTCTCCTGGCGCTGGCCAGGGATCAAGGATCTGATGCTGCTCGCCGCCATGGGCGTTCTCGGCGTCGGCAGCCAGGCCGCCTACATCAAGGGCATGCAGATCGGCGACGCCGCCGCCATAGCCCCGGTCGACTACACCCGCCTGGTGTTCGCAGTGGGGACGGGGTTCGTGCTGTTCCACGAAGTCCCAGGGATGAGGACCCTGGTCGGAGCGGCGGTGGTGATCGGGGCGACATTGCTGATCACCTGGCGGGAGCACCATGTGGCCAGGAGGGCCATTCTGCAGTCCGTCTAG
- a CDS encoding TIGR04255 family protein has translation MPFEPINERHAIREVAFAFQFARPFNVEEIDTLAKDHDAIRSELPKLQRPMFLQFFVGPDASQTLNTPPGGANFESYKRDGTLDWRLSVTNNLLTVNCLTYTRWVDVWARAKHYISFAMPHLVKEDNAVSDIGLQYIDEFAWSGPIEEYDNRLILKAGGDNIPNSILGRGPLWHIHQGWFEPRERPLNGRLLNRMHVDALLVDDKHIVRFDSTLSLDIDEADRPTKCAALINEDGIADQVLSELHAVNKAVLGSYITDDLAKEIELVG, from the coding sequence GTGCCGTTTGAACCCATAAACGAGCGCCACGCAATTCGTGAAGTAGCGTTCGCGTTTCAGTTCGCTCGGCCGTTTAATGTCGAGGAGATCGATACGCTCGCGAAAGATCACGACGCAATTCGGTCAGAGTTGCCCAAACTCCAGCGCCCAATGTTTTTGCAATTCTTCGTCGGACCTGATGCATCCCAAACCCTAAACACTCCGCCGGGAGGCGCGAATTTTGAATCTTACAAGAGGGATGGGACTCTTGATTGGCGATTGAGCGTCACAAACAATCTTCTCACCGTAAATTGCCTTACATACACTCGATGGGTGGACGTCTGGGCGCGAGCAAAGCATTATATCTCCTTCGCAATGCCGCACTTAGTAAAAGAAGATAACGCAGTTTCCGATATTGGTCTCCAATATATAGATGAGTTTGCTTGGAGCGGCCCGATCGAAGAGTATGATAATCGCCTGATACTAAAGGCAGGTGGGGACAATATCCCCAATTCCATACTCGGTCGCGGCCCTCTTTGGCACATACATCAAGGATGGTTCGAACCAAGAGAGCGCCCACTCAATGGGCGCCTACTTAATAGGATGCACGTCGACGCGTTACTTGTCGACGATAAACATATTGTGCGATTTGACAGCACGCTTTCCCTCGATATCGACGAGGCTGATCGGCCCACCAAATGCGCAGCGCTGATCAACGAAGACGGCATCGCGGATCAGGTGCTTTCTGAGCTTCACGCGGTGAACAAAGCCGTCCTTGGCTCCTATATCACCGATGATCTAGCCAAGGAGATCGAGCTTGTTGGTTGA
- a CDS encoding SOS response-associated peptidase family protein, translating into MCNLYAIMRARAEAAALARAMTDRNNNQPPIPGVYPDYLAPVILKAEDGSREMRDLRWGMPSSKQALFKAASDRADKLRVKGKEVDFTELLKMEPDKGSTNVRNTTNAQGKTNAHWRPWLGPPNRCLVPFTSFAEPDQDYERTRKNIWFALDDSRPLAFFAGIWTPHACVRMISKGWEEIEAFGFLTTDSAEPVKTYHAKAMPVILLTEAERDLWMSDASWEEVKHLQRPLPPGTLKVVGQGDRKDDTPLI; encoded by the coding sequence GTGTGCAACCTTTATGCAATCATGAGGGCGCGGGCCGAGGCGGCGGCGCTCGCCCGGGCGATGACGGACCGCAACAACAACCAGCCGCCGATTCCCGGCGTCTATCCGGACTATCTGGCGCCGGTCATTCTCAAGGCCGAGGACGGATCGCGGGAGATGCGCGATCTGCGCTGGGGCATGCCGAGCTCAAAACAGGCGCTGTTCAAAGCCGCCAGCGATCGTGCGGACAAGCTGCGGGTCAAGGGCAAGGAAGTCGACTTTACCGAGCTCCTGAAAATGGAGCCCGACAAGGGCTCGACCAACGTGCGCAACACCACCAACGCCCAGGGAAAGACCAATGCCCATTGGAGGCCCTGGCTTGGCCCGCCCAACCGTTGCCTAGTGCCCTTCACCTCCTTTGCCGAGCCCGACCAGGACTATGAGCGAACGCGCAAGAACATCTGGTTCGCCCTGGATGACAGCCGGCCGCTGGCCTTCTTCGCCGGCATCTGGACGCCGCATGCGTGCGTGCGGATGATCAGTAAGGGGTGGGAGGAGATAGAAGCCTTCGGCTTTCTGACCACGGACTCGGCCGAACCGGTAAAGACCTATCACGCCAAGGCAATGCCGGTGATCCTGCTCACAGAAGCGGAGCGTGATCTGTGGATGAGCGATGCCTCGTGGGAGGAAGTGAAGCACCTCCAACGGCCATTGCCGCCCGGAACGCTGAAGGTGGTTGGCCAAGGCGACCGCAAGGACGATACCCCGCTGATCTGA
- a CDS encoding SDR family NAD(P)-dependent oxidoreductase, giving the protein MAGRLDGKVAVITGGCSGIGLGTVELFVAEGAKVVCADVQDEKGAVLEQRFPDAVRYAHCDVTLEADIEAAVKLAADAFGGLDILFNNAGSGGTGAGVADMPAEEWDFTMNLLLRSVMLGMKHAVPLMRARGGGAIVNTASVAGVEAGWGPLAYSTAKGAVIHLTRVAAAQLAQEHIRVNAICPGLIATSIFGASIGLPREVADQMAARIAEGAPKMQPVKKAGLPEDIAQACLYLASDASAFVTGTHLMVDGGLTVGGRHSWDPNQASPMLDMMGFTPEQIEAFRAAQEAARRSAG; this is encoded by the coding sequence ATGGCGGGGCGGCTGGACGGCAAGGTGGCGGTGATCACCGGCGGGTGCTCGGGGATCGGGCTGGGCACGGTCGAGCTGTTTGTCGCCGAGGGGGCCAAGGTCGTCTGCGCCGATGTGCAGGACGAGAAGGGCGCGGTGCTGGAACAGCGCTTTCCGGACGCCGTGCGCTACGCCCATTGCGACGTGACCCTCGAGGCCGACATCGAGGCCGCGGTCAAGCTGGCCGCGGACGCCTTCGGCGGGCTCGACATCCTGTTCAACAACGCCGGCTCGGGCGGCACCGGAGCGGGCGTCGCCGACATGCCGGCGGAGGAATGGGACTTCACCATGAACCTGCTGCTGCGCTCGGTGATGCTGGGCATGAAGCACGCGGTTCCGCTGATGCGCGCCCGAGGCGGCGGCGCCATCGTCAACACCGCCTCGGTGGCCGGGGTCGAGGCCGGCTGGGGGCCCCTCGCCTATTCCACCGCCAAGGGCGCGGTGATCCACCTGACACGCGTGGCCGCGGCGCAGCTGGCCCAGGAGCACATCCGGGTCAACGCCATCTGCCCCGGCCTGATCGCCACCTCGATCTTCGGCGCCTCGATCGGCCTGCCGCGGGAAGTGGCCGATCAGATGGCCGCCCGCATCGCCGAGGGCGCGCCCAAGATGCAGCCGGTCAAAAAGGCAGGCCTGCCCGAGGACATCGCCCAGGCCTGCCTCTACCTCGCCAGCGACGCCTCGGCCTTCGTCACCGGGACCCACCTGATGGTCGACGGCGGCCTGACCGTCGGCGGGCGCCATTCCTGGGATCCCAACCAGGCCTCGCCCATGCTGGACATGATGGGCTTCACGCCCGAGCAGATCGAGGCCTTCCGGGCTGCCCAGGAAGCGGCGCGGCGCAGCGCGGGATGA